A window of the Oryza brachyantha chromosome 5, ObraRS2, whole genome shotgun sequence genome harbors these coding sequences:
- the LOC102719773 gene encoding lipid phosphate phosphatase 2-like, translated as MPPPPATAPAPAPIRLGVPHPYLKTHGSKVARLHLFDWIVLVLLVAIDAGLNLIEPFHRFVGEDMMTSLRYPLKNNTVPIWAVPIYSVVGPIIIFTVIYMKRRNVYDLHHAILGLLFSVLITAVLTDAIKDGVGRPRPNFFWRCFPDGIARYNNITRGVICHGDRSVIKEGHKSFPSGHTSWSFAGLGFLSWYLAGKLKAFDRGGHVAKLCIIVLPLLLAAMVGISRVDDYWHHWQDVFTGGMLGLVVASFCYLQFFPPPAGEQGFWPHAYFEHILHPESENQVQLTATANHHQGPAAVDMRTNSHSLDSMEQGRRAR; from the exons atgccgccaccgccggcgacggcaccggcgccggcgcccatCCGACTGGGAGTCCCGCACCCGTACCTGAAAACGCATGGGAGCAAGGTCGCGAGACTGCACCTGTTCGACTGGATCGTGCTGGTTCTCCTCGTCGCGATCGACGCCGGGCTCAACCTGATCGAGCCGTTCCACCGGTTCGTCGGAGAGGACATGATGACCAGCCTCCGGTACCCACTCAAGAACAACACCGTGCCGATCTGGGCCGTGCCC ATATATTCTGTCGTCGGCCCGATCATCATTTTCACCGTGATATACATGAAGAGGAGGAACGTGTATGACCTGCATCATGCCATCCTAG GCCTTCTGTTTTCTGTGCTGATAACGGCAGTCCTGACTGACGCGATCAAGGATGGTGTTGGCCGGCCTCGACCCAACTTCTTCTGGCGATGCTTTCCTGACGGCATCGCA AGATACAACAACATCACCAGAGGTGTCATCTGCCATGGGGATAGGAGTGTCATCAAAGAAGGGCACAAGAGCTTCCCCAGTGGGCATACCTCAT GGTCTTTTGCCGGACTAGGCTTCCTGTCATGGTACCTCGCCGGCAAGCTCAAGGCGTTCGATCGAGGAGGGCATGTGGCCAAGCTCTGCATCATCGTCTTGCCTCTGCTTCTTGCAGCGATGGTTGGGATCTCGAGGGTGGATGACTACTGGCACCACTGGCAGGATGTTTTCACAGGTGGAATGCTTG GACTGGTGGTTGCTTCATTCTGCTACCTGCAGTTTTTCCCACCACCTGCTGGTGAACAAG GATTTTGGCCTCACGCATACTTTGAGCACATTCTCCACCCTGAAAGTGAGAACCAGGTGCAACTAACAGCTACTGCAAATCATCATCAAGGCCCAGCTGCAGTGGACATGAGAACCAACAGTCACTCATTAGATTCCATGGAACAAGGACGAAGAGCTCGGTGA